A single region of the Solwaraspora sp. WMMD406 genome encodes:
- a CDS encoding TldD/PmbA family protein: MTHFEVATAAVQAALDAGARYADARVMHRRYESMTARNGEIEALVQHTDAGLGVRALVGSSWGFYAVPDLSGPAARAAGGRAAKIAAASAQVPGPPIDLVPTGAGTASWESICLVDPLSVPLSDKGDLLVGATRTMCEHGADIAEGLYQIWDTSKWLVSSAGHRIDQRIRECGAGLSATVIGDGETQRRSYPSYRGQYGTRGWELVDELDLPAHAARIAEEARALLTAPPCPAGETTLILGSEQMALQIHESVGHAIELDRILGWEAAFAGTSWLDLAQLGSLRYGSELMNITIDPTIPGALGSFGFDDEGSPAVKRDAVREGRWVGVLAGRDSAAVAGLDYGGSVRADGWSRLPMVRMTNVGLEPGPHSLEEMIAATDNGVLMDINRSWSIDDKRLNFQFGCEIGWEIRDGRLGRMLRNPTYTGIGPVFWRSMDMLAGDTVAWGTPNCGKGQPGQVGHTGHPAAAARFTGVRVGVRG, from the coding sequence ATGACGCACTTCGAGGTGGCCACCGCCGCGGTGCAGGCGGCCCTGGACGCGGGGGCGCGCTACGCGGATGCCCGGGTGATGCACCGCCGCTACGAGTCGATGACCGCCCGTAACGGCGAGATCGAAGCACTGGTGCAGCACACCGACGCCGGGCTGGGTGTACGGGCACTGGTCGGATCGAGCTGGGGCTTCTACGCCGTACCCGATCTGTCGGGGCCGGCCGCCCGGGCGGCCGGTGGCCGGGCCGCGAAGATCGCCGCGGCGAGCGCACAGGTGCCGGGTCCGCCGATCGATTTGGTGCCGACCGGCGCGGGTACCGCGAGCTGGGAAAGCATCTGCCTGGTCGATCCGCTGTCGGTGCCGCTGTCGGACAAGGGCGACCTGCTGGTCGGCGCCACCCGCACGATGTGCGAGCACGGCGCGGACATCGCCGAGGGGCTGTATCAGATCTGGGACACCAGCAAGTGGCTGGTGTCGAGTGCCGGACACCGGATCGACCAGCGGATCCGGGAGTGCGGGGCGGGGTTGTCCGCAACCGTGATCGGCGACGGAGAGACCCAACGGCGGTCCTATCCGAGTTATCGCGGCCAGTACGGCACCCGTGGCTGGGAGTTGGTCGACGAGCTGGACCTGCCGGCGCACGCGGCGCGGATCGCCGAGGAGGCGCGGGCCCTGCTCACCGCGCCGCCCTGCCCGGCCGGGGAGACCACGCTGATCCTCGGCAGCGAGCAGATGGCGCTGCAGATCCACGAATCGGTCGGACACGCGATCGAGCTCGACCGGATCCTGGGCTGGGAGGCCGCGTTCGCCGGCACCTCCTGGCTGGATCTGGCCCAGCTGGGCAGCCTGCGATACGGGTCCGAGCTGATGAACATCACGATCGATCCGACCATCCCGGGCGCGTTGGGCAGCTTCGGGTTCGACGACGAGGGATCGCCGGCGGTCAAGCGGGACGCGGTCCGCGAGGGACGCTGGGTGGGCGTGCTCGCCGGGCGGGACTCGGCCGCCGTCGCGGGCCTGGACTACGGCGGCAGCGTACGGGCGGACGGCTGGTCCCGGCTGCCGATGGTCCGGATGACCAACGTCGGTCTGGAGCCGGGGCCGCACTCCCTGGAGGAGATGATCGCCGCCACCGACAACGGGGTGTTGATGGACATCAACCGATCATGGTCGATCGACGACAAGCGGTTGAACTTCCAGTTCGGGTGCGAGATCGGTTGGGAGATCCGCGACGGCCGGTTGGGGCGGATGCTGCGCAACCCGACCTACACCGGGATCGGGCCGGTCTTCTGGCGCTCGATGGACATGCTCGCCGGCGACACCGTCGCCTGGGGCACCCCGAACTGCGGCAAGGGCCAGCCGGGTCAGGTCGGACACACCGGTCATCCGGCGGCCGCCGCGCGGTTCACCGGGGTACGAGTCGGAGTACGAGGTTGA